The following is a genomic window from Candidatus Paceibacterota bacterium.
ATAATTTTCTGGCTGTGGCGCGCAAGTATTTTTGGGGTGGTTTTTGGTGCCAGAAAATTACCACGGCTCACCATTTCTTTTTACGGCAAACTAATTTCTTGAAGGAAACTGAACAGGCCCGCAAGCCGATTCGTGAGTCGCTCTCTAATCTTAGGGCGACGATTTTTGACAAGGGTTTCGGGTATTTGCTTTTCGATCTGGTGACCGGTGTGGCTTGGCGATTTGGCCTGGCCCGTTCGAGGCGCAAGTCGGCTCCGGTTTTAGGGAAGAAGTGTGAAAGGAGTTTTGATGAGAGTATTACGGTTTTGGTGCCGGTGAGAAATCGCTACGATTATCGGATTAAAAATTGTTTAAAAAGTTTGAGGGGCCAGTCTCATAAACAGTCTCTTTTAAAAATTATTATCATCGATTATGGCAGTGAAAAGAGACACAAAAATTTTTTTGGTGGACTCTGTGAAGAATTTAATGCCCGAGGCATTTGGACCGGACGAAAAAATGAAGTTTGGAATAAATCAAAATGCCTGAATCTCGGTCTTAGGGAAGTAAAATCAAAGTATGTACTTGTCGCCGATGTCGATGTGGTTCTTGAAAGGAGCTATCTGGAGACCTGTGTCTCAATCGCCGGTGAATTTAAAGACGGGGTAGGTCTTTATCCAGGAATTTTGGATTGCTCTAAAGGTGCAGTTGATTCCGGTACGGATGTGGTTGGAAATTTCAATCGGCTCGTAAAACAATCGACCTATCGAGGCGATAAATATGAGGGGCACTTCCCGTATGGTGTCGGGATTTTATTTACCGAGACAGAAATTTTGAAGCAACTCGGCGGGTATGATGAATTTTATGAGAGTTGGGGTTCGGAAGATTTGGATATGATGAATCGGTTGCAGAATTCCGGCGTTGAGATTTTGAATGTTTCGAATTATACGCAAGCGATTCACCAGTGGCATGAGAAAAATGAGGGAGTAAGTAATGATTCGAATTTGTCGAGGCGAATTAAGCTAAACCAGCAGTACTATGAAAACAATTTTTCAGTCGTCAGGAATAATTCTAAGTTGGCAGCTAAATCTCCCAAATCTCTGCCGGGAGAATTTTGGGGCATCACCTCTTTTTTTAATCCGGCCGGTTACAAAAATAAGTATGAAAATTATTTGGTTTTTCGCGAGGAATCTAGGCGGCAAGGTCTCAAGCTTGTAGCCGTCGAGTTGGTATTTGATGGTGGTGAGTTTGAGCTCAAGGATAGTGATGCTGAAATTGTTGTCCGGATTCGAGGTGGCAGAGAAAATATTATGTGGCAGAAAGAAGCGTTGCTTAATGTCGGCCTAAAGCATTTGCCCGGTGGTTGCGACAAGTTTGCTTGGGTGGATTGTGACATTATTTTTTCCGATAACGATTGGATTAGGAAGACCTCGGAATTGCTCGAACAGTACAAAGTCGTTCAACCTTTCGAGAGGGTTGTCAGGATGGAGTCGGGTGTCAAAAAAATTGAAGAACACAAGGCTGGCGAGGCCAGTAAGAAACCGGTTGAGCCTAGTCTAAGCTTTGCTTTGGCCTGGAAGTTAAAAACCAACGAAATGGTGTCTGGGGATTTCACTAAATATGAACCGGGTTTTGTCTGCGCTGCTAGAAGGGAAGTTATGGACAAGATTGGATTCTATGACAGGGCGATTACCGGGGCGGCCGATTCGGTGATGATTCGGGCTTTTTGCGGTTGGCGGCATTTTACAAATCTAAACGGTTTGTCGGAGGGCTTAATCAAAAGACAGGATCGCTGGTCGCTGTTGGCATATAAGGAGGTTCAAAATAGTATCTATTTTATTCCCGGTGATATTTTTCATTTGTGGCATGGCACAATTCCTGAAAGGCGATATTCGTATAGAGATAACATTTTGCGGGTGAGGAATTTTGATCCGAATTTTGATGTGACGATTAATCGAGACGGTATTTTGGAGTGGACAACTCACGATGAAGAGGTTAAGGCCGGGTTGAGGGAATATTTCTGGGTAAGGAACGAGGAGGGGAAGCTGAAATCGGTGGCGCCGAGTAGGATTGAGTCGGCTCGTAAACCTCGGGCACGACTTAAGATGCGCCTATTTTGGAGACAGGCTAAGATTGTTGCCAGTTTTGATTTGGGTGACGGCTATTTCAGGTTGTTGGGTTTGGTCGGACAGAAAATCAAGGGAAATAACCAGGGATTATATTTGTCACTAAAAAGATATTTTCCGGATAAAAATTAAGACTGACTGGTATTTTCGGGTTTGAGTTTCATGGCCTCCAAATATTTTTGAAAAACGCTTGCTGGCGTGCCGATTTCTCGGATCTTACCCTGATCGAGCCAGATGGCTTTGTGGCAATTTTTCAAGATGCTTTCTTCGTCGTGACTCACGAGGATGACGGCGGCGCCACCCTTGATGAGGTCGTCCATCCTCTGCGTGGCCTTTTCCTTAAATTTGGCATCGCCGCCAGAAGAAAGGATTTCGTCGAGAAGCAGGATGTCGGGGCTTTGGTGTTTGATGCAGTGAATGACGGTCGAAAAATTGAGGCGGGCGAGCATGCCGGTAGAAAATTGGTAAACCTTCATGTCGACAAATTCGCGCAGACCGGAGAAGTCGACGATTTCATCAAAACGAGAGCCGATGTCCTTTTGGCTCAAGCCCATGACGGAGCCCATTAGGTAAATATTTTCGCGCATCGTGAGCTTGGGGACGGAGCCTTGATTCACGCCTGTCAGGTAGACGGTCTTGCCACGGGTCGTGATTTGGCCGGAATCCGGCTGATAGACCTCGGCGATGAGGCGGAGCAAGGTGCTTTTGCCGGCCCCGTTTTTGCCGATGATGCCGAGGATTTCGCCGGCGGAGACCTCGAAAGAGATATCATCGAGTACAGGAATTTCTCTTTTCTCGGTATGACCGGAAAGGAGGCCGACGAACCGCGAAAGAGCGGTGTCGCTTTTCCTAAAGTCGGCGCGGAATTTCTTGGAGAGATTTTTGATTTCGATGCGTCTAATTTTTTCGCTCATAATTTTTCGGCTAGACGATTTTTAAACTTTTCGAAAATCAAAAGGCCCAACAGGAAGACGGCAATACTGCCAAGCGTGATGATTGTGACAGTCTCGACGCTTGGGATTTTTTGATAAATAACAATATCTCTTGCTGCGGTGATGAAGTAAGAAAGGGGGTTCCAAGTGTTGAGCCGGTGTAGGGGGCTGCTCGGATTAATTGAATAAAAAATCGGCGTGGCGAACCAAAGTAGGCGAGTAAAGACGACCCAAACATTTCGGAGGTCACCGATGTAGACACCGCAGACCGAAAGTATGAGAGAAATACCGGCTGTGAAAAGGGTGAAAAAAAATAGAATTATTGGATAAAAAATTAGCCAGCTGATGTCAACTTGAAAAAAGAAAGCAAAAATTAGCAAAGCGACCAGCTCGAAGAGGTGAGAGAAAATGAATTGCCAAACCCCAGAGAGAACGAAGGGTTCCATCTTGATCTTAAGCGACTTGATAAAACCGGAGTGGCTAGAAATTACTTGGGTTGAAAAGCCGGTGACGGCGCTCCAAAAATTGAACATGATTAGGCCGATGAAAAGATAAAGCGGGTATTTTTCGATTGAGTCTTGGGCTAAGGTGCTACTGATAAAAAATAGAATTAGAAAAAAGACGAGAGGCTCAAGGAGATACCAAAAAATGCCAAGAAAACTGCCCTCATTTCGGACTTTGAAATTCGCCTTGGCCAAGGAGAGGCTAAGCCCAAGGACGCTTTTTATTTCTTGGAGTAGGGGATTCATTTTCTGATTCCGAATTTTGGCGGAAGGGGCGAGATTCGAACTCGCGTGGGGCTTACGCCCCCAACCGATTTCGAGTCGGTGCCGTTATAACCACTTCGGTACCCTTCCATAAATTTACGATACCTATTCCAGATTTTAGGATT
Proteins encoded in this region:
- a CDS encoding glycosyltransferase, which translates into the protein MKKEILVSVIIPARNSEKYLGACLRSVLAQDFENFEVIAVDNNSTDGTKEIISGLAEKHQNLKYVFEPKIGRGAARNTGEKQAKGEVILMTDSDCVAPKGWVRAMAGPILAKEAVAVQGGEIGLKQNFWSRQADLRAEERFEAFKRGDRMVMVDTKNFAIGRQFLEKLGFSSRSFARGNDTDLAIRLLKKEIIPVIKNDIRVAHEHCDNFLAVARKYFWGGFWCQKITTAHHFFLRQTNFLKETEQARKPIRESLSNLRATIFDKGFGYLLFDLVTGVAWRFGLARSRRKSAPVLGKKCERSFDESITVLVPVRNRYDYRIKNCLKSLRGQSHKQSLLKIIIIDYGSEKRHKNFFGGLCEEFNARGIWTGRKNEVWNKSKCLNLGLREVKSKYVLVADVDVVLERSYLETCVSIAGEFKDGVGLYPGILDCSKGAVDSGTDVVGNFNRLVKQSTYRGDKYEGHFPYGVGILFTETEILKQLGGYDEFYESWGSEDLDMMNRLQNSGVEILNVSNYTQAIHQWHEKNEGVSNDSNLSRRIKLNQQYYENNFSVVRNNSKLAAKSPKSLPGEFWGITSFFNPAGYKNKYENYLVFREESRRQGLKLVAVELVFDGGEFELKDSDAEIVVRIRGGRENIMWQKEALLNVGLKHLPGGCDKFAWVDCDIIFSDNDWIRKTSELLEQYKVVQPFERVVRMESGVKKIEEHKAGEASKKPVEPSLSFALAWKLKTNEMVSGDFTKYEPGFVCAARREVMDKIGFYDRAITGAADSVMIRAFCGWRHFTNLNGLSEGLIKRQDRWSLLAYKEVQNSIYFIPGDIFHLWHGTIPERRYSYRDNILRVRNFDPNFDVTINRDGILEWTTHDEEVKAGLREYFWVRNEEGKLKSVAPSRIESARKPRARLKMRLFWRQAKIVASFDLGDGYFRLLGLVGQKIKGNNQGLYLSLKRYFPDKN
- a CDS encoding ABC transporter ATP-binding protein yields the protein MSEKIRRIEIKNLSKKFRADFRKSDTALSRFVGLLSGHTEKREIPVLDDISFEVSAGEILGIIGKNGAGKSTLLRLIAEVYQPDSGQITTRGKTVYLTGVNQGSVPKLTMRENIYLMGSVMGLSQKDIGSRFDEIVDFSGLREFVDMKVYQFSTGMLARLNFSTVIHCIKHQSPDILLLDEILSSGGDAKFKEKATQRMDDLIKGGAAVILVSHDEESILKNCHKAIWLDQGKIREIGTPASVFQKYLEAMKLKPENTSQS
- a CDS encoding ABC transporter permease, giving the protein MNPLLQEIKSVLGLSLSLAKANFKVRNEGSFLGIFWYLLEPLVFFLILFFISSTLAQDSIEKYPLYLFIGLIMFNFWSAVTGFSTQVISSHSGFIKSLKIKMEPFVLSGVWQFIFSHLFELVALLIFAFFFQVDISWLIFYPIILFFFTLFTAGISLILSVCGVYIGDLRNVWVVFTRLLWFATPIFYSINPSSPLHRLNTWNPLSYFITAARDIVIYQKIPSVETVTIITLGSIAVFLLGLLIFEKFKNRLAEKL